From the genome of Thermoflexus hugenholtzii, one region includes:
- a CDS encoding glycosyltransferase family 87 protein: protein MALRIYRVIRWPLLLMAGIAWVILLGRVLTSPGFIRVDDFVEYWAAGRLTLAGGNPYDPEQVLRLEREAGRPLEEAVMLWNPPWVLALLAPFGALPYPLARSLWFLLQMAALAWGGTQLSRSLRIALARPWGVWALVFTFAPALHALKAGQITPLMLPALVEAMRAFPRHPFRAGLWSALLLVKPHLVYLVLLTLLAESVRQRKPGFALGLFAAAAGASALSGLLHPPVFAQYLHAWRHYPPADWATATLGGFLRLLIGPSYVVLQFLPPLVGLGLWLRYRPSIPEIPLWTLISLATAAYGWTFDLTLALVGLIPAFYHLISHSPAPRRLRLILAYGILDGVLLFTSMSQIFYFWAGSALLGWALLAQRGAAMPKYPPE from the coding sequence ATGGCGCTTCGAATCTACCGCGTGATCCGCTGGCCCCTCCTGCTCATGGCGGGGATCGCATGGGTCATCCTCCTGGGACGTGTCCTCACCTCGCCCGGCTTCATCCGGGTGGATGATTTCGTGGAATACTGGGCGGCCGGCCGTCTGACCCTCGCCGGCGGCAACCCCTACGATCCGGAACAGGTGCTCCGCCTCGAACGGGAAGCCGGACGCCCGCTGGAGGAAGCCGTCATGCTGTGGAACCCCCCATGGGTCCTGGCGCTCCTCGCCCCCTTCGGCGCGTTGCCCTATCCTCTCGCCCGCAGCCTATGGTTTCTCCTTCAGATGGCAGCCCTCGCATGGGGCGGAACGCAACTGAGTCGCTCCCTCCGCATCGCGCTCGCGCGGCCGTGGGGGGTCTGGGCCCTGGTCTTCACCTTCGCGCCGGCGCTCCACGCCCTCAAAGCCGGGCAGATCACGCCGCTGATGCTGCCCGCCCTGGTTGAGGCGATGCGCGCGTTCCCGCGCCATCCTTTCCGGGCCGGACTCTGGTCCGCCCTCCTGCTGGTGAAGCCCCACCTGGTCTATCTTGTGCTCCTGACGCTGCTGGCCGAATCCGTCCGGCAGCGGAAGCCCGGCTTCGCCCTCGGGCTGTTCGCCGCCGCGGCCGGGGCCTCCGCCCTCTCCGGGCTCCTGCACCCCCCGGTCTTCGCCCAGTATCTCCACGCCTGGCGACATTACCCGCCCGCCGATTGGGCCACCGCGACCCTGGGGGGCTTTCTGAGATTGCTGATCGGCCCCTCGTATGTGGTCCTCCAGTTCCTTCCCCCGCTCGTCGGCCTGGGGCTCTGGCTGCGCTATCGCCCTTCCATCCCGGAGATCCCCTTGTGGACGCTGATCTCCCTGGCAACGGCGGCATACGGCTGGACCTTCGACCTCACGCTGGCGCTCGTCGGTCTGATCCCCGCCTTCTACCATCTGATTTCGCATTCTCCTGCGCCCCGACGCCTCAGACTGATTCTGGCATATGGGATCCTGGACGGGGTCCTCCTGTTTACCTCCATGTCTCAGATCTTCTACTTCTGGGCAGGCTCAGCGCTGCTGGGCTGGGCCCTCCTGGCCCAACGCGGCGCTGCGATGCCGAAGTATCCTCCGGAGTAA
- a CDS encoding glycosyltransferase 87 family protein, whose product MNNLRVSMRMGGLLKLLLVAAGLAILVGATASLFDAPALRRDDDFGILWGSAYLHRTGGNPYSLGDLNRILKDIGHEPIPQEAVALMWYAPYAFAALFPFALLPYPIARALWFWLSLISLAASFAWIWRRYAGPSSRIWIAWVLGFFFFPTLTMWLKGQIGWLILLGLIGLVISLERNSPIGAGLALLPLLLKPHLVYLVLLVYLLWAWRQRFGAAVGISALGLGIATAIAWILNPHVLPHYLQAMRSHAPLGWATPTTGFMLRLLLGLDRAWLSFLPMIPGMAWAAWRWRARRARWSWMDEMPPLIIASILTSPYGWSFDWVLMMWPLLQVAAAIAQASKPAFAIGGYAASMIGINLLGFFTYLFAYPYFWGDVSQIWMPWIISIKYLMFRRFLTYRKMKNAFVS is encoded by the coding sequence ATGAACAACCTGCGCGTGTCGATGCGGATGGGCGGGCTGCTGAAGCTGCTCCTGGTCGCCGCGGGCCTCGCCATCCTGGTCGGGGCCACGGCCTCGCTGTTCGACGCGCCCGCCCTGCGGAGAGACGACGACTTCGGTATCCTGTGGGGATCGGCCTACCTCCACCGAACCGGAGGGAACCCTTATTCCCTCGGGGATCTCAACCGCATCCTCAAGGATATCGGCCACGAGCCGATCCCCCAGGAAGCCGTGGCGCTCATGTGGTATGCCCCATATGCCTTTGCCGCGCTCTTTCCCTTCGCCCTTCTACCGTATCCCATCGCTCGCGCCCTCTGGTTCTGGCTCAGCCTGATCTCCCTTGCGGCGAGCTTCGCATGGATCTGGAGACGCTATGCCGGCCCATCTTCCAGGATATGGATCGCATGGGTGTTGGGGTTCTTCTTTTTCCCCACGCTGACGATGTGGCTTAAAGGTCAGATCGGATGGCTGATCCTGCTCGGGTTGATCGGGCTGGTGATCTCTCTGGAAAGAAACTCTCCCATCGGCGCCGGCCTTGCCCTCCTTCCGCTCCTGTTGAAACCCCACCTGGTTTATCTGGTATTGCTGGTCTACCTGCTATGGGCGTGGCGCCAGCGTTTCGGGGCAGCCGTGGGGATCTCCGCGCTGGGATTGGGGATCGCCACCGCCATTGCATGGATCCTGAATCCCCATGTTCTTCCACATTATCTCCAGGCCATGCGCTCTCACGCGCCTCTGGGGTGGGCAACCCCGACCACCGGCTTCATGCTGCGGCTGCTGCTGGGCCTGGATCGCGCCTGGCTGAGCTTCCTCCCCATGATCCCGGGCATGGCCTGGGCGGCCTGGCGCTGGCGCGCCCGGCGAGCGCGCTGGAGCTGGATGGACGAGATGCCCCCGCTGATCATCGCCTCGATCCTCACATCGCCCTACGGATGGAGCTTCGATTGGGTGCTGATGATGTGGCCCCTCCTTCAGGTAGCCGCAGCCATCGCTCAGGCATCGAAACCCGCCTTTGCAATCGGCGGATATGCGGCGTCAATGATCGGGATCAACCTGCTTGGATTTTTCACGTATCTCTTCGCCTACCCATATTTCTGGGGAGATGTCAGCCAAATCTGGATGCCGTGGATTATATCCATAAAATATCTCATGTTTCGCAGGTTTCTAACATACAGGAAAATGAAAAATGCGTTTGTAAGCTGA
- a CDS encoding glycosyltransferase family 87 protein produces the protein MARLLIPARLRYAWIAGIALWGGWLLSGLGGSGNLDLAGQVIGTDYLQFYAAGWMIRYGQAARLYDPEAQLAAERAIIGPHLPAYHAFLNPPFFALLFVPLSLPPYPISFAIWSALQLLLLALSLRALRPAGFLQATAWALTFLPVFASVSFGQNGLLSLALLTGVWLLWQRNRPMAAGALSGLLLYKPHLLLGLLLFYLAEGPRGRRALLGLFLTGAALAALSGLLLPEATRAYLDLVQSVYPDLPGWKEFPLWHLHSPRGFWRLLLPGQPRLADALALLSALMAAGAAFRFWRRHREDPLRFAAAVVLTVYLTPHAMIYDWSILLLPALLLWEHAPAARPALRAAFALVWIAFFLGAPLTAWMARRIGWGIQWTLPALTAAGGEVKRSLREEVGG, from the coding sequence ATGGCCCGGCTTCTGATCCCTGCCCGCCTGCGCTACGCCTGGATCGCCGGGATCGCCCTGTGGGGCGGATGGCTCCTGAGCGGGCTCGGCGGCTCCGGAAACCTGGACCTCGCCGGCCAGGTGATCGGGACGGATTACCTCCAGTTTTATGCCGCTGGATGGATGATCCGCTATGGGCAGGCGGCCCGCCTCTACGATCCGGAGGCCCAGCTGGCCGCCGAGCGGGCGATCATCGGGCCCCACCTCCCGGCCTATCACGCCTTCCTCAACCCGCCCTTCTTCGCCCTCCTCTTCGTTCCGCTCTCCCTTCCGCCTTACCCGATCAGCTTCGCGATCTGGAGCGCCCTGCAGCTCCTGCTGCTCGCCCTCAGCCTGCGAGCCCTCCGGCCCGCCGGCTTTCTTCAGGCCACCGCCTGGGCCCTCACCTTCCTCCCGGTCTTCGCCTCGGTGAGCTTCGGGCAGAACGGGCTCCTCAGCCTGGCCCTCCTCACCGGGGTCTGGCTCCTGTGGCAGCGAAACCGCCCGATGGCCGCCGGCGCCCTCTCCGGCCTGCTGCTGTATAAGCCCCACCTGCTCCTCGGGCTTCTGCTTTTCTACCTGGCGGAAGGCCCCCGGGGCCGCCGCGCCCTGCTCGGGCTCTTCCTCACCGGAGCCGCCCTCGCCGCCCTCTCCGGGCTCCTGCTCCCGGAGGCCACCCGCGCGTATCTGGACCTGGTCCAATCGGTCTACCCGGACCTTCCGGGCTGGAAGGAATTCCCCCTCTGGCATCTGCACAGCCCACGGGGGTTCTGGCGGCTGCTGCTGCCGGGGCAGCCCCGCCTGGCCGATGCCCTCGCCCTCCTCTCCGCCCTGATGGCGGCCGGGGCTGCCTTCCGCTTCTGGCGTCGCCATCGGGAGGACCCCCTGCGCTTTGCCGCCGCGGTGGTCCTCACCGTGTATCTGACCCCGCACGCGATGATCTACGACTGGTCCATCCTGCTGCTCCCGGCCCTCCTGCTTTGGGAGCACGCCCCCGCCGCCCGCCCGGCCCTGCGCGCGGCCTTCGCCCTGGTCTGGATCGCCTTCTTCCTCGGAGCGCCCCTCACCGCCTGGATGGCCCGCCGCATCGGCTGGGGGATACAATGGACGCTGCCAGCCCTCACCGCGGCCGGAGGCGAGGTGAAGCGTTCGCTTCGCGAAGAGGTGGGCGGATGA
- a CDS encoding glycosyltransferase 87 family protein yields the protein MSGKRLRVYPWLIGAALWGVWAGEVLTRQGWQSGLGPILGSDFITLYGAGLLYRHHPTRLYDPMFQAQIQAMLIAPTPYPGLNPFISPPYVAMACGLLTLLPLKSAFVLWNGLTLAWTLHAAAGLRKLLPEDVRQAASALPPIPVLLLSFFPFVAGWRVGQNHGLTLWLATWLLISSQAGRPALAGLIAGLMLYKPQFVIGFLILWITWKELRALAAFGAMASLWLGLSLLSGGGPLYGEYLARSSLLLSLPWVEGFPAFALITPYGLLATLLPSEAQPALQAASALGLLLMGLGLARIAAPLRNLPREQQAPAWMLALLYPLLAFPYALLHDLMLLAPILALWAAARPSPRWLQTAIGVYLGGLFMPFLGALTRLALPSLLPIGVLIAMAREGLLQPNLRRTPPPWPGF from the coding sequence GTGAGCGGGAAACGTTTGCGGGTGTATCCATGGTTGATCGGCGCTGCCCTGTGGGGGGTATGGGCTGGAGAGGTCCTCACCCGTCAGGGCTGGCAGAGCGGTCTGGGTCCGATCCTGGGCAGCGATTTCATCACCCTCTACGGCGCGGGGCTCCTCTACCGTCACCACCCGACGCGCCTGTATGATCCGATGTTCCAAGCCCAGATCCAGGCGATGCTGATCGCCCCGACCCCCTATCCGGGCCTGAACCCATTCATCAGCCCGCCCTATGTCGCCATGGCCTGCGGCCTCCTCACGCTCCTCCCCCTGAAGAGCGCTTTCGTCCTGTGGAACGGGCTCACCTTGGCCTGGACGTTGCACGCCGCCGCGGGCCTCCGAAAGCTGCTCCCGGAGGATGTCCGTCAGGCTGCAAGCGCCCTCCCGCCCATCCCCGTGCTGTTGCTTTCTTTCTTCCCGTTCGTGGCCGGCTGGCGGGTGGGGCAGAACCACGGGCTTACGCTCTGGCTGGCAACATGGCTGCTGATCAGCAGTCAGGCTGGACGGCCGGCGCTCGCCGGCCTGATTGCCGGGCTGATGCTTTACAAGCCCCAGTTCGTGATCGGGTTCCTGATCCTGTGGATCACGTGGAAGGAGCTTCGGGCCCTCGCCGCCTTCGGGGCGATGGCCTCCCTGTGGCTCGGGCTGAGCCTCCTCAGCGGAGGAGGTCCGCTCTATGGAGAATACCTGGCTCGAAGTTCCCTCCTGCTCTCGCTCCCGTGGGTGGAGGGCTTCCCGGCGTTCGCCCTCATCACACCGTATGGCCTGCTTGCCACCCTCCTGCCCTCCGAGGCCCAGCCGGCTTTGCAGGCTGCTTCCGCCCTCGGGCTCCTGTTGATGGGGCTCGGGCTCGCCCGCATCGCCGCCCCATTGCGGAACCTGCCCCGGGAGCAACAGGCCCCCGCCTGGATGCTTGCCCTCCTTTACCCACTCCTGGCCTTTCCGTATGCCCTGCTGCATGATCTGATGTTGCTCGCGCCCATCCTGGCCCTGTGGGCCGCTGCCCGTCCTTCCCCTCGGTGGCTCCAGACAGCGATCGGAGTGTACCTGGGGGGACTCTTCATGCCGTTCCTCGGTGCCCTCACCCGCCTTGCCCTCCCCTCCCTGCTGCCCATCGGGGTGCTGATCGCGATGGCCCGAGAGGGCCTTCTCCAACCCAATCTGAGGAGGACCCCTCCCCCATGGCCCGGCTTCTGA